The genome window ACTGGATCGCCTCGCGGAAATCGCAAAACCGCAAAAGGTCGTTCCTGCAATCATAGAATTCGTGGATATCGCAGGTCTTGTCAAAGGGGCGAGCCAAGGAGAAGGTCTCGGAAATAAATTTCTTTCCCATATCCGGGAAGTAGACGCGATCTGTCACGTTGTGCGCGCTTTCGAAGACGAAAACGTGACGCACGTTCATGGAAAAGTAAATCCCGTGGACGACGCAGCAGTCGTAAATATGGAACTGATCTTTGCGGACTTGGACAGCGCGGACAAACAATACCAAAGAGTCGCAAAAAATGCGAAGAACGGAAACAAAGAAGCGCAGGAAGTTGCGGTCGTTCTCGAAAAAATCCTAGATCTTCTAAAAGCGGGAAAACCCGCAAGACTTGCCGATCTCAAAGACGACGAAAAAAAAATCGCAAAGTCTTTCCAGCTCATCACCTATAAACCGGTCATGTATGTCGCAAACATCGCGGACAAGGACGCGGCAAAAAAAGATACGCCGCTCTTGCAGCAGATTCGCCAGATGGCAAAAGAAGAAAACGCCGAACTTGTAATCCTCTGCGGCCGATTCGAGGAGGAAATTTCCGGTTTGGATCGTAACGAGCAACTCGACTTTTTAGCGGAAATTGGAGAATCGGAAAGCGGGCTCGATCGCATGATCAAAACCGCATATAAACTCTTGGGTCTCATCACATTCTTTACCGCTGGAGAAGTGGAAGTGCGCGCATGGACGACTCCTGTGGGCAGCACGGGACCGAAGGCCGCCGCAGTCATCCATTCCGATTTTGAGAAGGGGTTTATCCGGGCCGAAGTGATGAGCTACGAGGATTTGGACCGTGCGGGATCGCAGACCAAAGTAAAAGAAGAGGGCAAATTAAGAATCGAAGGAAAAGAATATATCGTTCAAGACGGAGACGTGATTTACTTCAGAATCAACGCGTAAAATTCTCGGTTTTTTTCAAACAAAGATAAATGCGCTCCTTCCGATCAAGAAGCGCATTTATTTCCGACCGCAAAACCAAATCGAGTTCGAAGGATTTTATTCTATCTAGTTCAAATTCTTTTTTCATTCTTCAAGATTTGTTTTCGAAAGGCATTCGGGCTCACTCCGACGTGTTTTTTAAAAGCGGTATGAAACGCGGATAAAGAATTAAATCCTGATTCGTATGCGACATTGAGAATGATGAGATCCTCTCTCTGAGTCAACAACCGTTTTGCTTCCTCAACCCTATAGAAGTTTACAAGGCTGTTAAAATTCATGTTTAGTTTTACGTTTAAAAATTCGGACAGCTGATGCGGAGTCATAGACAACCTTTCTGATAAGGATTTAAGACTCAAGTCTTCGTCCTGATAGATTTTTTCGTTTTCCATCAGACTTTTTATCTTCGCCTCGACGCCGCTTACGTCCACTTTTTTCAAGGTCGTCTTTTCATACTGAATCTGTTTGATCGTATTGGAAATAATATTGAACGTAATCGGAAATTTTTGACTAATAAAAAAAGTATAAAAAACGATCCCACTCAATAGAATCAAAAGAAAGAAATAAAGCCTTTCAAAAAAATCCCGATCCAAACCCGTCAAAGTTCGGATTCCCAGCAAAATTCCGATCGCACACGAGATCATCGCAAGAATAAAAATGATCTGTATATGGATCGGCCATTTTTCCTTAAAGAAATTATTCCTAAATATCAGATAGTATTTCCGCGCTAGTATAAACACGTAGATCGCGGGAGATAAAGGAACAACGGTATATAAAAGCGTATAACGGCTTTCGTAATTATGATCGAGATCCCGAAACGATTCGTGTTGAAACAAAATTCTCAAAGTATGAATCCCCCAAAACAGGAGATACAGAATTGCGGGAATAAAATTTAGATAGATTCTTTTTTTCCGAAGTACGCCGTCTTCTATCAAAAGATTGAAATAGAGATACAATAACGGACCGACGGAAAGGGTAACGAATATTTCGATTAGGAAAAAATGAGAATACTCCTGCAGAGCTCCCGTAAGCAAACAAATACCTTTGATCAGATAAAAACTCATCGAAAAAAATAAACAGGAAAGAATCCAATTCCTCTTCGCGAACGAATTGATTATTTGTGAAACTCCTAATAAAAAGGCAAGACCTCCACTGAGATAAAAAAGGACGATCATCTGAATTCTTTCATTGAAACAAAAGATAAAATCGATAAACGAAATCGGTTTTTGTTTTGTAGGAAATTATAGATTTTTTTCCAAAGTTTACAAACGGAATTATCCTTATTTTGCGATTTACACACCATTCTTAAATTCAACTTTCCAAAAGAATTTTAAGATAGACGCTTGCGGCGTGGAATGATTTCAAAATCGAGATAACTCATTCTTTTTCGGTGACGCAGCGAACCTCTTTCGTACTTCCCGTCTTCGAATACGCTTCCACCGTTCCGTCCGCAAAGGAAACGATGTAAGCCAGGGTCGGATCCTGTAAAAAGCTAGTCACGGTCCAATAGTCTCCGTTCTGCGTATTCGGAAATAAGTTTAGGGATCGTTCGATCAAAGAGGGATCGTTGAAGTTATGATCTACGAGCGTTCTCAATTCGTTGACGCTCGGAAGTCTCCAAGGGCTTCCCGCCGGCCCGAATCCGAGACTCGCACAATAACCAAGGGCATTTTTCCAATTACTAGGAGCGAAGGAACCGCCGGAGCAGGTCGCCCCGCTCAATCCTTTCGAACATTTCCTCCAAAGTAAATTCGTAAGAGTATCCTCGACGCTTCCATCTCCTCTATCGATCAAAGTATTGGTAATCAATCCGTCTCCTCGAGGCCACTGTCCGCCCGAGACACAACGAACCCGAAACGTATCTCCACTTGCTCCGGAACTGTTATTGGCGTCATAAGAAAAACCGTCCGAAAATTGTAGAAACCAAGAGGAAGTGCCTGACGCGGTCTTCTTACTAATCGACCAGAGATCCAGATTTGAACCTTGATTCGGAAAGTAATTCGACTGAACGGAAGGGGACACAACAGCACCATAATATACTAAAGTAGATAATTCCGAAATTGTGGGCAGTCTCCAATTCTTAATTCCTGCATATCCGGCTCCGGCATTCAAACCGCTACAGGAAGTGATGGCGGATGGCCATTTCATGGAGGAGCTTGCTCCGCTACAATGGTTGGGGGCGGCCACATCCGCTTGCCCCTGGAGACAGGTTTTCCAGACAAGTCCCGTGATCTTATCCTTTGTGGTGTGATGATTGCTTGCGCCGATAGTATTCGGTCCGCTGAAAATTCTGGGATATATATAATTCGCGTATTGAGTCGGAAATCCGGACAAGAG of Leptospira sanjuanensis contains these proteins:
- a CDS encoding helix-turn-helix domain-containing protein, which gives rise to MIVLFYLSGGLAFLLGVSQIINSFAKRNWILSCLFFSMSFYLIKGICLLTGALQEYSHFFLIEIFVTLSVGPLLYLYFNLLIEDGVLRKKRIYLNFIPAILYLLFWGIHTLRILFQHESFRDLDHNYESRYTLLYTVVPLSPAIYVFILARKYYLIFRNNFFKEKWPIHIQIIFILAMISCAIGILLGIRTLTGLDRDFFERLYFFLLILLSGIVFYTFFISQKFPITFNIISNTIKQIQYEKTTLKKVDVSGVEAKIKSLMENEKIYQDEDLSLKSLSERLSMTPHQLSEFLNVKLNMNFNSLVNFYRVEEAKRLLTQREDLIILNVAYESGFNSLSAFHTAFKKHVGVSPNAFRKQILKNEKRI
- the ychF gene encoding redox-regulated ATPase YchF gives rise to the protein MSLNCGIVGLPNVGKSTIFNALTKAGAQMENYPFCTIEPNKGIVEVPDSRLDRLAEIAKPQKVVPAIIEFVDIAGLVKGASQGEGLGNKFLSHIREVDAICHVVRAFEDENVTHVHGKVNPVDDAAVVNMELIFADLDSADKQYQRVAKNAKNGNKEAQEVAVVLEKILDLLKAGKPARLADLKDDEKKIAKSFQLITYKPVMYVANIADKDAAKKDTPLLQQIRQMAKEENAELVILCGRFEEEISGLDRNEQLDFLAEIGESESGLDRMIKTAYKLLGLITFFTAGEVEVRAWTTPVGSTGPKAAAVIHSDFEKGFIRAEVMSYEDLDRAGSQTKVKEEGKLRIEGKEYIVQDGDVIYFRINA